From the Daphnia magna isolate NIES linkage group LG3, ASM2063170v1.1, whole genome shotgun sequence genome, one window contains:
- the LOC116919001 gene encoding motile sperm domain-containing protein 1 codes for MTELKRLPVFVFPSSLNFFAEESSSHKQMVTVYNPYDFVVSFKVLCNAPHKYRIVDPEGSIKPHCCVDIVIRHISILPTCYHVTDKFRIQMNDHISRQLLGKKDLSVTLLPGKSSGISESTATSQDTYKQFSTELTATSSGDSSAPIMQIQASSENLAKLGYQTAGPNYIAIVVAIICIIALMLPSDESESSPSSSLWSLFHLSSQQKLVFAYSLGLVTMVIFRV; via the exons ATGACAGAGTTGAAACGTTTACCCGTGTTTGTTTTCCCGAGCTCGCTAAATTTCTTTGCTGAAGAGTCGTCTTCACACAAACAAATGGTCACTGTTTACAATCCGTATGATTTTGTGGTGAGCTTCAAAG TGCTATGCAATGCACCACACAAGTACCGGATTGTTGATCCTGAAGGATCCATTAAACCTCATTGTTGTGTAGATATAGTTATACGTCATATTTCTATATTGCCAACCTGCTACCATGTTACAGACAAGTTCAGGATTCAAATGAATGATCACATTAGCAGGCAATTGTTAGGGAAAAAGGATCTATCAGTTACTTTATTACCAGGAAAATCCTCAGGAATCTCAGAATCTACTGCTACTAGTCAGGATACATACAAGCAATTCTCCACAGAGCTGACTGCAACCTCTTCTGGTGATTCAAGTGCACCAATCATGCAAATCCAGGCTTCCTCTGAAAACCTTGCAAAACTAG GTTATCAAACTGCTGGGCCAAACTATATTGCTATTGTGGTAGCAATTATTTGTATTATAGCTCTAATGTTGCCTTCTGATGAATCTGAAAGCAGCCCTTCATCATCTCTGTGGTCCTTGTTCCATTTGTCTTCTCAGCAGAAATTGGTATTTGCCTATTCTCTTG GTCTGGTTACAATGGTCATATTTCGAGTATAA
- the LOC116918996 gene encoding gamma-tubulin complex component 3 isoform X1, which yields MDENTIPALVEKLCRSLSNGKSSETSKEYEAKYKLALQLLSSQQLSLHNHETEFSIVQNIKKLLGSKERYQDARKFDELYTRLTSSSILKNRKAVLELMYYLAQTPASAATEPVIRHSFTLPSLVTFTSDTTTIVKTPKNTEVPYCPLASATSQKKTAAQSTLYGHSDVSNHILLREILYAFQGIQGQVFQWDATHENLQLKSTVKLPKALRQMVLSLVELGWLFHKVQKYCESPKTESTCGLAARAFGAALQEELSEYYRLLAVLQSQMEVHTIRSGDTVGVETQGLTFQRLLVWTKEPKARMKLLAALVEACHGQRGGALASVIHSFVLQGNATLKTVVLKILVQVCRPLYEMLMLWTFEGELRDPYGEFFIGVNLAVDPGSLWNDKYYERSAMVPNFFTQEQGHQVATTGKSICFLREICLDKSPIPGMNQIRRTAEERSESLLSLDWESIEEAYSTASQYLLQVLLDRYHIKLHLCALRQYLLLGQGDFVNHLMKLVEPELDKPATTRMSRLLASILDKCIRCTNSQYDDADVLKRLDVRISEPSQGDSGWDVFSLDYKVDGPLGTILTPEVKTRYETLFYALWRSKRMEWIMSKLRHQQLTEGRQLRGLLEVQGVLHQAQLLLSEMIHFAQEMSHYLSFEVVACAWEQLSIALRSSKTMDQLLTAHEHFLQTVTSRALLDEESKDIRDHLRGIHEAMLQFSQIQERLFSSAILEVEKRQGKSKSTIETFLPSIKAKLCAISASYQNFVQTFLFMLSSHSDPNLQGLGVRLDFNECYQRKDSRLSMSLTYFHRRMTTLSVPSLLP from the exons ATGGATGAAAATACAATTCCAGCGCTCGTCGAGAAACTTTGCAGATCCTTAAGCAATGGAAAATCTTCAGAAACTa GTAAAGAATATGAAGCAAAATACAAGCTTGCCCTACAGTTATTGTCATCTCAGCAACTCTCTTTGCATAACCATGAAACAGAGTTTTCAATTGTTCAGAACATAAAGAAGTTGCTTGGTAGCAAGGAACGTTATCAGGATGCTAGAAAGTTTGATGAACTGTACACCAGATTGACCTCAAGT TCAATCCTCAAAAACAGGAAAGCTGTTTTAGAACTAATGTACTATTTGGCTCAAACTCCTGCTTCAGCAGCTACAGAACCCGTGATTCGCCATTCATTCACATTGCCATCATTGGTGACATTTACTTCTGAT actaCAACAATTGTCAAAACTCCCAAGAACACTGAAGTTCCCTATTGCCCTTTGGCTTCAGCAAcatcacaaaagaaaactgcTGCACAGTCAACACTTTATG GTCATTCAGATGTCTCCAATCACATTTTACTTCGAGAAATATTGTATGCCTTCCAGGGGATACAAGGCCAAGTCTTCCAGTGGGATGCAACACATGAGAATCTTCAACTTAAATCAACT GTAAAATTACCAAAAGCTCTGAGGCAGATGGTCCTCAGTCTGGTTGAGCTAGGCTGGCTTTTCCACAAAGTGCAAAAATATTGTGAATCCCCCAAAACAGAATCAACTTGTGGCTTAGCGGCAAGAGCTTTTGGCGCTGCTTTACAAGAGGAGCTGA GCGAGTACTACAGACTGCTAGCAGTTCTTCAGTCCCAGATGGAGGTGCACACTATCAGGTCAGGTGATACCGTTGGAGTAGAGACGCAAGGTTTAACATTCCAGAGACTGTTAGTATGGACGAAAGAACCGAAAGCCCGGATGAAACTTCTGGCCGCTCTAGTGGAAGCTTGCCATGGTCAACGAGGCGGAGCTCTGGCTTCAGTCATTCactcttttgttttacaagGCAACGCCACCTTGAAAACTGTTGTATTGAAAATTCTTGTCCAAGTATGTCGGCCATTGTATGAGATGCTGATGCTTTGGACCTTTGAGGGTGAATTGCGTGATCCTTACGGCGAGTTCTTTATCGGCGTAAACCTTGCTGTAGATCCAGGCAGTTTATGGAATGACAAGTACTATGAACGTTCTGCCATGGTACCAAATTTCTTCACCCAAGAGCAGGGCCATCAAGTAGCCACCACAGGAAAAAGCATATGCTTTCTTCGCGAGATATGTCTGGATAAAAGCCCTATACCTGGTATGAACCAGATTCGCCGTACAGCTGAGGAACGTAGTG AATCGCTGCTGTCCCTAGATTGGGAATCGATAGAAGAAGCTTACAGCACTGCGTCTCAATATTTGTTACAAGTCTTGCTGGACCGCTATCATATCAAGCTTCATTTATGTGCGTTACGTCAGTACTTGTTACTTGGCCAAGGAGATTTCGTCAATCATTTAATGAAGCTGGTGGA GCCTGAACTAGACAAGCCTGCTACCACCCGAATGAGCCGTTTGTTGGCCTCCATTCTTGACAAGTGCATTCGCTGCACCAATAGCCAATATGACGATGCTGACGTGCTGAAAAGACTCGATGTCCGCATCAGCGAACCGTCGCAAGGTGACAGCGGATGGGATGTCTTTAGCCTCGACTACAAAGTAGATGGGCCACTCGGCACCATTCTGACACCCGAAGTCAAAACACGCTACGAAACGCTCTTTTACGCTCTTTGGCGGTCCAAGCGTATGGAGTGGATCATGTCCAAGCTGCGCCATCAACAGCTGACGGAGGGACGACAGCTGAGAGGCTTATTGG AGGTCCAAGGAGTATTGCATCAAGCCCAGCTGTTGCTGTCTGAAATGATTCATTTTGCCCAGGAGATGTCACACTATCTGTCCTTTGAGGTAGTGGCCTGTGCCTGGGAGCAGTTGAGCATCGCTCTACGCAGTTCAAAAACCATGGATCAACTCTTGACCGCGCACGAACACTTCCTACAAACTGTAACCAGTCGTGCGCTTCTCGACGAAGAATCAAAG GATATACGAGATCATTTGAGAGGCATCCATGAAGCCATGTTGCAGTTCAGCCAAATCCAAGAAAGACTATTTTCGTCCGCCATTCTCGAAGTGGAAAAACGCCAG GGGAAATCCAAATCGACTATCGAGACCTTCCTCCCCAGTATCAAAGCAAAACTGTGTGCCATCAGCGCCTCGTACCAG AACTTTGTTCAGACGTTTCTGTTCATGCTGTCGTCACATTCCGACCCCAATCTGCAAGGTCTTGGCGTTCGGCTAGACTTTAATGAATGCTACCAGCGCAAAGATTCTCGATTGAGTATGTCTTTGACATATTTTCATAGAAGAATGACTACCTTGTCTGTCCCGTCTCTACTGCCCTAA
- the LOC116918996 gene encoding gamma-tubulin complex component 3 isoform X2 yields MDENTIPALVEKLCRSLSNGKSSETSKEYEAKYKLALQLLSSQQLSLHNHETEFSIVQNIKKLLGSKERYQDARKFDELYTRLTSSSILKNRKAVLELMYYLAQTPASAATEPVIRHSFTLPSLTTTIVKTPKNTEVPYCPLASATSQKKTAAQSTLYGHSDVSNHILLREILYAFQGIQGQVFQWDATHENLQLKSTVKLPKALRQMVLSLVELGWLFHKVQKYCESPKTESTCGLAARAFGAALQEELSEYYRLLAVLQSQMEVHTIRSGDTVGVETQGLTFQRLLVWTKEPKARMKLLAALVEACHGQRGGALASVIHSFVLQGNATLKTVVLKILVQVCRPLYEMLMLWTFEGELRDPYGEFFIGVNLAVDPGSLWNDKYYERSAMVPNFFTQEQGHQVATTGKSICFLREICLDKSPIPGMNQIRRTAEERSESLLSLDWESIEEAYSTASQYLLQVLLDRYHIKLHLCALRQYLLLGQGDFVNHLMKLVEPELDKPATTRMSRLLASILDKCIRCTNSQYDDADVLKRLDVRISEPSQGDSGWDVFSLDYKVDGPLGTILTPEVKTRYETLFYALWRSKRMEWIMSKLRHQQLTEGRQLRGLLEVQGVLHQAQLLLSEMIHFAQEMSHYLSFEVVACAWEQLSIALRSSKTMDQLLTAHEHFLQTVTSRALLDEESKDIRDHLRGIHEAMLQFSQIQERLFSSAILEVEKRQGKSKSTIETFLPSIKAKLCAISASYQNFVQTFLFMLSSHSDPNLQGLGVRLDFNECYQRKDSRLSMSLTYFHRRMTTLSVPSLLP; encoded by the exons ATGGATGAAAATACAATTCCAGCGCTCGTCGAGAAACTTTGCAGATCCTTAAGCAATGGAAAATCTTCAGAAACTa GTAAAGAATATGAAGCAAAATACAAGCTTGCCCTACAGTTATTGTCATCTCAGCAACTCTCTTTGCATAACCATGAAACAGAGTTTTCAATTGTTCAGAACATAAAGAAGTTGCTTGGTAGCAAGGAACGTTATCAGGATGCTAGAAAGTTTGATGAACTGTACACCAGATTGACCTCAAGT TCAATCCTCAAAAACAGGAAAGCTGTTTTAGAACTAATGTACTATTTGGCTCAAACTCCTGCTTCAGCAGCTACAGAACCCGTGATTCGCCATTCATTCACATTGCCATCATTG actaCAACAATTGTCAAAACTCCCAAGAACACTGAAGTTCCCTATTGCCCTTTGGCTTCAGCAAcatcacaaaagaaaactgcTGCACAGTCAACACTTTATG GTCATTCAGATGTCTCCAATCACATTTTACTTCGAGAAATATTGTATGCCTTCCAGGGGATACAAGGCCAAGTCTTCCAGTGGGATGCAACACATGAGAATCTTCAACTTAAATCAACT GTAAAATTACCAAAAGCTCTGAGGCAGATGGTCCTCAGTCTGGTTGAGCTAGGCTGGCTTTTCCACAAAGTGCAAAAATATTGTGAATCCCCCAAAACAGAATCAACTTGTGGCTTAGCGGCAAGAGCTTTTGGCGCTGCTTTACAAGAGGAGCTGA GCGAGTACTACAGACTGCTAGCAGTTCTTCAGTCCCAGATGGAGGTGCACACTATCAGGTCAGGTGATACCGTTGGAGTAGAGACGCAAGGTTTAACATTCCAGAGACTGTTAGTATGGACGAAAGAACCGAAAGCCCGGATGAAACTTCTGGCCGCTCTAGTGGAAGCTTGCCATGGTCAACGAGGCGGAGCTCTGGCTTCAGTCATTCactcttttgttttacaagGCAACGCCACCTTGAAAACTGTTGTATTGAAAATTCTTGTCCAAGTATGTCGGCCATTGTATGAGATGCTGATGCTTTGGACCTTTGAGGGTGAATTGCGTGATCCTTACGGCGAGTTCTTTATCGGCGTAAACCTTGCTGTAGATCCAGGCAGTTTATGGAATGACAAGTACTATGAACGTTCTGCCATGGTACCAAATTTCTTCACCCAAGAGCAGGGCCATCAAGTAGCCACCACAGGAAAAAGCATATGCTTTCTTCGCGAGATATGTCTGGATAAAAGCCCTATACCTGGTATGAACCAGATTCGCCGTACAGCTGAGGAACGTAGTG AATCGCTGCTGTCCCTAGATTGGGAATCGATAGAAGAAGCTTACAGCACTGCGTCTCAATATTTGTTACAAGTCTTGCTGGACCGCTATCATATCAAGCTTCATTTATGTGCGTTACGTCAGTACTTGTTACTTGGCCAAGGAGATTTCGTCAATCATTTAATGAAGCTGGTGGA GCCTGAACTAGACAAGCCTGCTACCACCCGAATGAGCCGTTTGTTGGCCTCCATTCTTGACAAGTGCATTCGCTGCACCAATAGCCAATATGACGATGCTGACGTGCTGAAAAGACTCGATGTCCGCATCAGCGAACCGTCGCAAGGTGACAGCGGATGGGATGTCTTTAGCCTCGACTACAAAGTAGATGGGCCACTCGGCACCATTCTGACACCCGAAGTCAAAACACGCTACGAAACGCTCTTTTACGCTCTTTGGCGGTCCAAGCGTATGGAGTGGATCATGTCCAAGCTGCGCCATCAACAGCTGACGGAGGGACGACAGCTGAGAGGCTTATTGG AGGTCCAAGGAGTATTGCATCAAGCCCAGCTGTTGCTGTCTGAAATGATTCATTTTGCCCAGGAGATGTCACACTATCTGTCCTTTGAGGTAGTGGCCTGTGCCTGGGAGCAGTTGAGCATCGCTCTACGCAGTTCAAAAACCATGGATCAACTCTTGACCGCGCACGAACACTTCCTACAAACTGTAACCAGTCGTGCGCTTCTCGACGAAGAATCAAAG GATATACGAGATCATTTGAGAGGCATCCATGAAGCCATGTTGCAGTTCAGCCAAATCCAAGAAAGACTATTTTCGTCCGCCATTCTCGAAGTGGAAAAACGCCAG GGGAAATCCAAATCGACTATCGAGACCTTCCTCCCCAGTATCAAAGCAAAACTGTGTGCCATCAGCGCCTCGTACCAG AACTTTGTTCAGACGTTTCTGTTCATGCTGTCGTCACATTCCGACCCCAATCTGCAAGGTCTTGGCGTTCGGCTAGACTTTAATGAATGCTACCAGCGCAAAGATTCTCGATTGAGTATGTCTTTGACATATTTTCATAGAAGAATGACTACCTTGTCTGTCCCGTCTCTACTGCCCTAA
- the LOC116919002 gene encoding uncharacterized protein LOC116919002 — protein sequence MLLQTLFMVVCGLTAVTAQRVLALPDPKSCAKRVKHALWTDPLGNTHNYFFSWLHPATASLEVDWLDARNVCRRHCMDAVSLETLQENEFIKQQLARYGVKYIWTSGRKCDFDGCNRADLQPTIVNGWFWSGSEAKVPPTDQRALGDWSNTGGDGRPQPDNREDDEGEPCLAILNNFYNDGIKWHDVACSHEKPFICEDSEQLLNFVRSRNPEVPL from the exons ATGTTGCTGCAGACATTGTTCATGGTCGTTTGCGGCTTGACCGCCGTCACTGCCCAACGAGTCTTGGCTCTCCCCGACCCCAAGTCTTGTGCCAAAC GTGTTAAACATGCCCTATGGACGGACCCCCTTGGCAACACTCACAATTACTTCTTCAGCTGGTTGCATCCGGCCACCGCCTCTTTGGAAGTCGACTGGCTCGACGCCCGTAACGTCTGCCGTCGCCACTGCATGGACGCCGTCAGCCTCGAGACTCTCCAAGAGAACGAATTCATCAAGCAGCAGTTGGCTCGCT ATGGCGTCAAGTACATCTGGACTAGCGGCCGCAAATGCGATTTCGACGGATGCAACCGCGCTGATTTGCAGCCAACCATTGTCAACGGATGGTTCTGGTCCGGCTCCGAGGCTAAAGTCCCACCTACTGACCAACGTGCTTTGGGAGATTGGTCCAACACTGGTGGAGATGGTCGCCCACAACCCGACAACCGCGAAGATGAT GAAGGTGAGCCTTGCTTGGCCATCTTGAACAACTTCTACAACGATGGCATCAAATGGCACGACGTTGCTTGCAGCCACGAGAAACCCTTCATCTGCGAGGACAGTGAGCAGTTGCTCAACTTTGTCCGCTCCCGCAACCCGGAAGTGCCCCTCTAA